A region of Salvelinus alpinus chromosome 6, SLU_Salpinus.1, whole genome shotgun sequence DNA encodes the following proteins:
- the LOC139579355 gene encoding ecto-ADP-ribosyltransferase 5-like — translation MARHKILTFTVMYFIQAWILGLDSKMVSLPLHGLKSNFPLNMAPDSVDDSYKGCEEKMLRKVHDYYLPKERRENKDFNQAWTAAEDHYRKKGKLPKNYSLAIQVYVNATSNIYRSFNAATRTQKESYKTVFKYHSLHFFLTNALRILNKNKNNKNKTFQTFRGSKDAFEGVQYDEMRFGQFTSSSLDKTITKHFGNRSCFEITTYLGAPLGEYASQMAYEKEVLIPPYEVFKITEVLKRTDKKDLWCDVVYKLKSTKKEKSDLNCSLFKPLQGE, via the exons ATGGCAAGACATAAGATCCTAACCTTTACTGTGATGTATTTCATCCAGGCTTGGATTTTGGGTCTGGACTCCAAGATG GTCAGTCTCCCTCTGCATGGTCTAAAATCCAACTTCCCCTTAAACATGGCTCCGGACTCTGTTGATGACTCCTACAAGGGCTGTGAGGAGAAGATGCTCAGGAAGGTGCATGACTATTACCTGCCAAAAGAGAGACGAGAGAACAAAGATTTCAACCAGGCTTGGACCGCTGCTGAGGACCATTACAGAAAAAAAGGAAAACTGCCTAAAAACTATTCCCTGGCAATCCAGGTGTATGTGAATGCAACATCAAACATTTACAGGTCATTCAACGCTGCCACTCGTACCCAAAAGGAGAGCTACAAAACTGTGTTCAAGTACCACTCCCTGCACTTCTTTTTGACCAATGCCTTACGAATCCTGAACAAGAACAAGAACAACAAGAACAAGACTTTCCAAACCTTCCGTGGATCTAAAGACGCTTTTGAGGGTGTCCAATATGATGAAATGCGATTCGGACAGTTCACGTCGAGCTCTTTAGACAAGACTATCACTAAACACTTTGGAAATCGCTCCTGTTTTGAGATCACCACCTACCTTGGTGCCCCACTGGGGGAGTACGCATCTCAGATGGCTTATGAGAAGGAGGTGCTGATTCCCCCCTACGAGGTGTTCAAAATTACAGAGGTGCTGAAGAGAACAGACAAGAAAGACCTCTGGTGTGATGTCGTTTACAAACTGAAGAGTACTAAGAAAGAAAAAAGTGACCTGAATTGCAGTTTGTTTAAACCACTCCAAGGAGAATAA